The Deltaproteobacteria bacterium nucleotide sequence CAGGTTCTTCCGGGTACCTGCTGTTTCTTATCTCCTTTGCCCTTTCACCAAAAAAGCCAAGTTTCTGCTGAACATCCCATCTTAAATCCCTTCTTGCCTTTGCCATATTCATATCTTTATCCTTTGCCCCGAGTTTTACCATATCGCCGACATGGGCGGCAATCCTTGCAGCCCTCACCCCTTCAATAACATCCTCCTTGTTTGGAAGCGCCAGATGCTCTGCTGGTGTAACATAGCAAATCAAATCAGCGCCATATCTTGCCGCCTCTGCAGCGCCTATTGCTGCTGATATGTGGTCATAGCCTGCGGCAAGGTCAGTGGTAAGTGGACCTAACACATAAAACGGGGCATCACTGCTCATCCTCTTCTGCAACCTTACATTTGCCTCAATATCCTCAAGGGGAAGATGTCCAGGACCTTCACACATCATCTGGCACCCCATATCCTGCCCGATTTCTGCAAGTTCACAGTTTATGAGGAGTTCCTGAACCTGTGCCCTGTCTAAACTATCATGTACAGCGCCTGCACGAAGACCATTGCCAAGACTCAAAACAGAGTCATATCTTTTAAGTATCTCAACAACCCTGTCAAATTTTTCATAAAGGGGATTTTCTTTATTGTTCTTCAGCATCCAGCCAACCATGTATGAACCGCCTCTTGACACAAGTCCTCCGTAACGGTAACCCTGTTTTTTAAGCCTCTCAATTGTGAGTCTGTTTATGCCGCAGTGGACTGCCATAAATGAAATTCCGTCAGCACATTGTCTTTCAATCACATCAAATAAGAGTTCCTCTGTGAGTTTATTCGGGTCGTGATATTTTCTGATTGCCTCTGCAAATGCCTGATATAAAGGCACACTGCCTGCAGACAGATTAGTTGCTGCAAGGACTTCTTTTCTTATCTCATCTAAATCACCGCCGACAGAGAGTTCCATCAGGGTATCTGCACCTGCAGTTTCCGCAGCAATTGCCTTTTCAACCTCTGCATGGACATCCACAATATCAGAAGATGTGCCTATGGACGCATTTACCTTTGTCCGCAGTCCCTTGCCAATACCCACAAGCCTTGCCTTGCGGTTTGTATTATTCGGTATAACTATCTTGCCTTCAGCAATCATCTCACGAATATATTCAGGAGATTTATCCTCTTTTTTAGCAACATCCTTCATTTCCTTTGTAGTGATATTTTTTCTTGCTGATTCAATCTGTGTTGGCATCTCTATACTCCTTACATTTTTTTATAAAACCCTTTGCAAATTTTGGGCTGCTCGCGAAATGAAGATGGATATAACTGGCAAGTGTGTTTTTGTATAGATAGCCTTCTTTACCAGTGAACTGTGCACTGTGAACTGTGAACTGATAAACTCTCTTTATGCTGCGCGGCGGTTCATCTATCTCTGAATAATGAAATTCATGTCCCCTCACCTTCTCTCCATTTTCTAAAAATGGACAATCGTTCTGAATAAGCACCTCTCTATATCCTATTGCCTTTCTCCTTTTAAGCATCCTTGATGTCCATGGGAATACGCCTGTCATATTGTATCTTTTACCATTCAAATCCTTTAGACATTTTCCAAGATACATAAGTCCTCCGCATTCAGCATATATGGGAAGCCCTTTTTGTGCAAGGGTTTTAATCTGGCTCATCAGGGACTTATTTTCAGAAAGTTTTTCTGCAAAAAGTTCAGGGTAGCCGCCGCCAAGATATATGCCATCAATATTTGCAGGAAGTCTTTTATCTCCGAGCG carries:
- the thiC gene encoding phosphomethylpyrimidine synthase ThiC, producing the protein MPTQIESARKNITTKEMKDVAKKEDKSPEYIREMIAEGKIVIPNNTNRKARLVGIGKGLRTKVNASIGTSSDIVDVHAEVEKAIAAETAGADTLMELSVGGDLDEIRKEVLAATNLSAGSVPLYQAFAEAIRKYHDPNKLTEELLFDVIERQCADGISFMAVHCGINRLTIERLKKQGYRYGGLVSRGGSYMVGWMLKNNKENPLYEKFDRVVEILKRYDSVLSLGNGLRAGAVHDSLDRAQVQELLINCELAEIGQDMGCQMMCEGPGHLPLEDIEANVRLQKRMSSDAPFYVLGPLTTDLAAGYDHISAAIGAAEAARYGADLICYVTPAEHLALPNKEDVIEGVRAARIAAHVGDMVKLGAKDKDMNMAKARRDLRWDVQQKLGFFGERAKEIRNSRYPEEPDTCTMCGSFCALDNVNQYFEGDLKRKR